From one Pseudoliparis swirei isolate HS2019 ecotype Mariana Trench chromosome 5, NWPU_hadal_v1, whole genome shotgun sequence genomic stretch:
- the LOC130194136 gene encoding cilia- and flagella-associated protein 251-like encodes MLRRVVTQHVDEVVDEAFGLLDTLTAAYEDIVSQLGEHELHTSDVQQQLVMKQEVPPEQQDWSSSLDQEDPEPPNIKEEQEDQENPEPPHIKEEQEDQENPEPPNIKEEQEDQEDPEPPHIKEEQEEQEDQEDPEPPHIKEEQDELRISQEGEQLQKLEEAGIKFSFTPVKSQYDDEEAQLSKSIKTDKREAEHLKTEADGEEVRSRSDPESPLQPTADETSQSSECETDNSEDWKETQEPQSRLNPLESNEVPVGDMDCGTGNASISSSQYAGSFGQKRHPKRHSGATTGVTSSSVCGEMLRRVVTQHVDEVVDEAFGLLDTLTAAYEDIVSQLGEHELHTSGRNFKHLTVLESNW; translated from the exons atgctgaggcgGGTGGTGACGCAGCACGTGGACGAGGTCGTGGACGAGGCgtttgggctgttggacacgtTGACAGCGGCGTATGAGGACATCGTTTCTCAATTAGGAGAACATGAGCTacacacatcag atgtccagcagcagttggtgatgaaacaagaggttccccctgaacagcaggactggagctccagtctggaccaggaggacccagagcctccaaacattaaagaggagcaggaggaccaggagaacccagagcctccacacattaaagaggagcaggaggaccaggagaacccagagcctccaaacattaaagaggagcaggaggaccaggaggacccagagcctccacacattaaagaggagcaagaggagcaggaggaccaggaggacccagagcctccacacattaaagaggagcaggatgaactcaggatcagtcaggagggagagcagcttcaaaagctggaggaggctggaatcaagttctcattcacccctgtaaagagtcaatatgatgatgaggaagctcagctctcaaagtccataaaaactgacaaaagagaggcagaacatttgaaaacagaagcagacggagaggaagtcagatccagatcagatccagagagtcctttacaaccaactgctgatgagacgtcacaatcctctgaatgtgagactgataacagtgAAGATTGGAAGGAGACTCAGGAACCTCAGTCACGTTTAAACCCTTTGGAAAGCAATGAAGTCCCTGTAGGTGACATGGACTGTGGGACTGGAAACGCATCAATTAGCTCTTCTCAATATGctggaagctttggccaaaaGAGACATCCGAAGAGACACTCTGGAGCCACAACAGGAGTGACCAGttcttcagtttgtg gagaaatgctgaggcgGGTGGTGACGCAGCACGTGGACGAGGTCGTGGACGAGGCgtttgggctgttggacacgtTGACAGCGGCGTATGAGGACATCGTTTCTCAATTAGGAGAACATGAGCTacacacatcag GGAGGAACTTTAAACACCTCACGGTCCTCGAGTCAAACTGGTGA